The nucleotide window GAAGAAATTCAAGCAATATCCAGGAAGTCGTCGAGAACCCTCTTCGCGTAGGGCGGAAGCTCCTTCCCCTTCTTCTCAGGCCTGCCCGATATCATATTGAATATCCTGTCGAAATCTCCCTCTTTGGACTTGAACGGCTTGACCGGCTCGGGAGCTATTATGTTGTCCTTCATCGACGAGCCGACCTGGAGGGCGTGCTCTCCACCCAGGATGTGCGGGCTTTTAACGCCGGTCATGATGACCATTGCCCTGACGACCTTGCCCATATCCTCGTCTATCCTGGCGCCCCACTTGATCTCGCTCTTCTCGCCGAGCTTCTCGTAAACGATGTTCATTGCGTCGTTTATCTCGCCGAGGCTCACGTCTGGACCAACGGTGAAGTGAACCAGTGCCCTATCGCCGCTGCCGTACTCGACCTCAAGCATCTTGTTCTCAAGGGCGTTCTTGACGGCATCAACCGCTCTGTTGCTGGAGTCGCTCTCGCCGATTCCTATCAGAGCGGCACCTCCGTTGTGCATGACGCTGTAAACGTCGGCGAAGTCAATGTTCACCATGGACGGAAGCTTTATGGTCTCGGTGATGCCCTTGACCATCCTGGCTATTATCTCATCGGCGAAGCGGAAGGCGGCATTGATGGGAAGCTTCGGAACGAGCTTGAGGAGCTTGTCGTTTTCGATTATGATGACGGTGTCGGAGTAGTACATGAGGGCCTTTATTCCCGCTTTGGCCTTCTCAATCCTTATCTTACCCTCGTTCTTGAACGGATAGGTCACAACGCTGACGACGAGCGGTTCCCTAAACCTTCCGTTGTGCCTGGCACGCTCCTTTATGACCTTGGCAACAACGGGAGCAGCGCCCGTACCGGTGCCGTTACCCATACCAGCGGTTATGAACACAAGATCGGCGTCACCTATGGTCTCGGCAATCTCATGGGCGCTCGCCTCGGCGGCGCGATAGCCTATCTCGGGGTTTCCACCGGAACCCTTGCCCTGCGTTATCTCCTTGCCGAGGAGAAGCTTCCTGTGCGCCTTCGTCCTGGCAAGGTGCTGGGCGTCGGTGTTCATGGCTATGAGCTCCGCGCCCTGAACGCCAAGCTCGTAGAGCCTGGTTATGGTGTTGTTTCCAGAACCACCAACACCGACGATGACGATCTTTATGAGGTCCTCAAGGTTCTCGTCGGAGAACCCATCAACCTGCGCTACCCTCGGCTCGTCGTCCAGATCGAGTTTTATTCCGGCCTGTTCTAAGAGTTTAAATACCATCGCCCCAACCCCCAATTCAGGTTCGACTATTAAATGACTTTGATTTTAACGTTGATTTCAGCGGCTTATTTCAGGACGTACTCAGGCGTTGAACGTTCCTCAGTCTCCAGTTGATAGAGCTCCTTCTTCAAAAGCTCGCGGATAGCTTCTCTGATTATCTCGCTTCTGTTGGGGTATACCCCCTTTCTAACGAGCTGATCCATAGCGTTGATAAGTCCCTGGGGAAGCTGTACACTGATGATCCGCATTTTGGCCATCCCTGCACCACCCAGTTCAGCAAGCCGCTGAAATAAATAGTGATT belongs to Thermococcus camini and includes:
- the ftsZ gene encoding cell division protein FtsZ, whose amino-acid sequence is MVFKLLEQAGIKLDLDDEPRVAQVDGFSDENLEDLIKIVIVGVGGSGNNTITRLYELGVQGAELIAMNTDAQHLARTKAHRKLLLGKEITQGKGSGGNPEIGYRAAEASAHEIAETIGDADLVFITAGMGNGTGTGAAPVVAKVIKERARHNGRFREPLVVSVVTYPFKNEGKIRIEKAKAGIKALMYYSDTVIIIENDKLLKLVPKLPINAAFRFADEIIARMVKGITETIKLPSMVNIDFADVYSVMHNGGAALIGIGESDSSNRAVDAVKNALENKMLEVEYGSGDRALVHFTVGPDVSLGEINDAMNIVYEKLGEKSEIKWGARIDEDMGKVVRAMVIMTGVKSPHILGGEHALQVGSSMKDNIIAPEPVKPFKSKEGDFDRIFNMISGRPEKKGKELPPYAKRVLDDFLDIA
- a CDS encoding ribbon-helix-helix domain-containing protein, translating into MAKMRIISVQLPQGLINAMDQLVRKGVYPNRSEIIREAIRELLKKELYQLETEERSTPEYVLK